Sequence from the Pseudophaeobacter arcticus DSM 23566 genome:
CGCACACAGCGCTCCTGATCGCACAGGTTCTCGGAATGCATCAGTGGCATGTAAAAGAACTGTCGGCCTGGCTCGTCGATCTTCATGTCCCATTTTTTCTGGATCGCGTTCTTGGCAGCACTGAGCGCCATACGGTCCGAGTGAAAGGCCTCGCCTGTTCCCCGGAACATGTTGCGCGGGAACTGGTCCATCAGAATGATATAGGCCAGAGTACCGGAGGGATAGGTCAGCCACAGGGAAAACTTGCCCTCACAGGCTGCCTTCCAAGTGTCCAGAAAACGCGTGCGGATGGTGTCATCCAGCGCGTCATCGCTGAGATACCAGCCTTTTTCTCCAACCTCATCCAGCCAGAACTTAAGGATTTCTTCGGGCCCCTGCATTGGTCCATCTCCACGTATTAATACCGAAGTTTAGTTCAGACCATTTTACATAGCGTTTACAAGTGACGCGGGGTCACTATTTGCAACATTTTTGGCATTTCGATGAAATATTCCTCACAACCCCATTGGGTTAGCGCAATCACCCGGCCTCACTGGCGGCTTCCTGCTCCTCAATCTCGGTTTCAATGGCATATTCCTGGGCAAATTCCACCACCACAGGCGAACCGCTGGGCGTCATTGGCGACATAATCCCGGTTTCGTCAGCGGGAATCGATGCCCGCTGGGTGGTACGATAGAGCGCGTAGACGGCCAGGGCGATCAGCAATACCGCCATGAACAGAAAATACCCCGAAGGACCAAAGACTGCATCGCTCATGATCCAGCCGGTGATCAGCGGACCGGCAATGGCGCCCAGCCCGTTGATAAACACCAGCCCGCCAGAGGCTGCCGCCATATCATCGTGCTCCAGATAGTCATTGGTATGGGCGATCAGCAGGGAATAGAGCGGGTTGGACATGCCGCCGATAAAGAAGGCCGCCAGCAACAAAAAGCTATAGTCCCCGCCCATCACCATCCCCATGAGCGCAGCGCCGCCCCCCAGGGCAGAGACGGCCAGAACCAGAACCCGGCGATCCATCCAGTCTGACATCCAGCCCAGCGGAAACTGCAGGACAACCGCGCCAATGTAGAAGGTGGCAATAAAGATCGAGATCTGTGACAGGCTGAGCCCTGCCTCGGCGGCATAGACCGCGCTCATACCAAACTGAGCCGAAAACACCCCGCCCAGCAGAAACATGCCGACACAGCCAAGCGGCGAGACATTCATCAGCTCGCGCAGCGACATTGGCTTGGTGGTTGCAAAGGCCGGGGTGGGTGAAATCGACAGCAAAATTGGTGCAAAGGAGACCGAGACCACCACCGAGGCAATCACAAAGGTCTCATACCCTGCCGGATCCCCCACCAGCATCAGCGCTTGCGCCGCCACGATGCCAATGGTCTGCACAATCATATAAAGCGACAGCGCCTTGCCCCGGTTGGCATTGTCGGCCGCGTTGTTCAGCCAGCTTTCTGCCGTGACATACACCCCTGAAAAGCAAAAGCCGATCAGCGCCCGTCCCAGCATCCATGCAATTGGATTGGCCACCGCAGGATAGAGAATCATTACCGCCGAGATCAGCGAGGCAAGCGCCGCAAAAACCCGCACATGGCCGACACGTCGGATCATCTCGGGCGCCAGGCGCGATCCGCCCAGAAATCCGACAAAATAGGCCGACATCACAAAGGACATCTGCAGGGTCGAAAACCCCTCCAGCGCGCCCCGCACCCCCAAAATGGTGCCCTGCATGCCATTACCGATCATCAGCATGCCCATGCCCAAGAGTAGCGCCCAAGCGCTCGACAAAACCTGCAGCATCGCGATGGCTCCTTTGTCATCGGACAAGCGCCACTGTAACAGGTGTAACAGTGGCCCCTGCCCGTCTGGTGTTTTTGACGGGGGTGCCTCTGTCGCCAGAGGCAGGTGTCGGTTGAGATTGATTGCGAAGACGTCGTTTTCCGGCTCTCATCAGTGCGGAAATTACCCGCGCTTGTCTACCTTCATTTGCCGCCCTTCTGCCCCCTATTCGTCTCTTGGGGTAATAAAAGCGACCCGTCTCCATAAGAAAAGAAACGATAGCCGCTCTGTACCGCGTGATCATAAATCTCGCGCACCCGCTGTTGCCCCATGAGTGCAGAGATCAGCATCAACAGGGTGGATTTTGGCAGGTGAAAATTGGTCATCAAGGCATCGGCCACATGGAAGGTGAACCCAGGGTAGATAAAGATATCCGTCTCGCCCTCCCAGGGCTGCACAGTGCCGCTGCGCGCCGCGCTCTCAATCAGGCGCAGGGCCGTGGTGCCCACCGGAATGATCCGGCCACCGGCGGCTTTGGTTGCGGCGATATCCGCGGCGGCCTGTGGGCTGACCCGTCCCCATTCCGCATGCATTTTGTGGCTGGTCACATCTTCGACCTTGACCGGCAAAAAAGTTCCCGCGCCCACATGCAGGGTCACATAGGTGAACTCTACCCCCCTGGCCTTGAGCGCGGCCAGCAGTGGCGGGTCAAAATGCAAAGAGGCCGTCGGCGCGGCAACCGCCCCGGAATGGCGCGCCCAAACGGTTTGGTAGTCTTCTTTGTCCTGATCATCTGCGGCCCGTTTGGCGGCAATATAGGGCGGCAGCGGCATGGCGCCCGCCGCGTTGAGCGCCGCATCAAAATCATCGCCAGCCAGGTTAAACCGCAACTGCCCCTGCCCGTCAGCCACGCCAACCAGCTCAGCCGACAGGGCCTCGGAAAACACCACGACCTCGCCAAGTTTGACCTTCTTCAAAGGCTTCAACAGGGCGGACCAGCTGCCATCTGCCTTCGGCTCTAACAGCGTCACTTCGATCTTGGCGGCCATTTTGCCCTGAGCGGTGTCGCGATGGCGCAGGCCAGAGAGCCGCGCCGGGATGACCTTGGTGTCATTCAACACCAGTCGATCTCCGGGCTGCAACAGGTCCACGAGATCGCCCATATGGCCATCCGTCAGGGAATCAGGTGTGGCCACCAGCAACCGCGCCGCGCTGCGCGGCGAGGCCGGGCGGGTGGCAATCAGGTCGTCGGGCAGGTCAAAATCAAAATCGCTGAGTTTCATGCCGCCCCTTTAAGGGGTTTATCGCCGCTTGGCCATGGCTCTTGCAGGGGGCAGGTGTGACCAAGCCCCGGGCCTCCTCACCGCTCGCCGCCGGTGTTACTGTGCAGATGGGCGGGAGGCGGTTGTGTCTCTTCCTCCGGCGCACCTGGAACAGTGGGGGCCTTGCCGCGAAAAATCTCCCTGAACATGCCAGGAGCCAAGGCCGACAGGGGATTGACGCTGACCTTTGGATCATCCGCCGAGCCCCTGAGCCTGAAGGCAAAGCCAAACAACCCCTCCCCCTTGCGGGAAACCACCCGGCCAATGGCATTGATAATATAGATGGGCGAGATCACCCCGCGCATGTTCAGCGTGCCGGAGTCCAGTTCATAAATCCCGTCCATCGACAGCCCCATCGAAGGCCCGACAGCGCTGCTTTCATGCAGGGTCAGATGGGTAGAGCCAAGCCGGAATTTTGCCTCGACCCCGGTAAACAGAATGCCGCCACCGGACAATTCATCCACCAGACCAATGACGCTGATCGCATTCAGCAGCGCCGCCATGGAGGGCGCATTTTTGATACGGGTGTTTTTGATCTGGATCTCACCGTCGTATTCACCCGGTTCCTTCGCCGGAATTAATGTCATGTCAAAGCTGCCGCCCTCACCATGACGCAAAATACCGGCGGCCTTAAAAACACCGCCCGCATCATCGGCGCGGATCCGGGTGGCTATGCCCCCCGGTTTTGGCACCACAACCCCAGAGACCGGCGTGGCTCCATTGAGATTACCGGTGAACTGGCCATTTAGCCCGCCCTGTGTGGAGAACCGTCCCTCGAACCCGGTCAAGGCAATGCTTTCGGTGACACGCAGACGCTCCAGCTGCATGGTGATCGGGCCGGACGGAGCGCTGCCCCCAGAGCCATTCCCCGTGCTGCTGCCACTTTCACCAGAAAAGGGCGCCTTTTGCAGATCAAGCGTGCCGCTGGTCACCTGGATCTCCGCCAGCCCATTGCGCAGGCCAATGAAATTCACAGCGCCCTGCATCCAATTGCCAACACTCACCGCGCTCAGATGGGCCTGCTGCAACCCGCCGCTCTCCTTGGTGGTCACCCAGCCCTCAGCCTGCAACCCCGGCGCCTGCAGCCGCAGCCTGTCGACCTTGACCGGCGTGGCCAGGGTGACATCCATATCCAGCTGACCGCGGCTCGCCGGGGGTTTGCGCCAACTGATCTGCGGGATGCGCAGATCCACCCCTGCCAGATCGGATGTAAACTGCAACTGCGGTGGCTGCTCTGGCACGATATCCAGCTGATAGCTCCCCTGCCCCTGGCCAGCGACAGTGCCCTTGGGCAGGCCAATTTGCAGGGTGTCTATGGCCTTTGGGCTGATCTCGATCTCGCCGGTCACCCGACTGGCCGGGCTGGCCTGCCGCCCCACGGCCTGGCTCCAGTTGGCAGTTACGGGGATACCCGACAGGCTGCCTGCACCTGACAGCGCCACCCGCCCCTGATCACCGCGCAGCGCCAGTACCGGCGCTGCGACCACGTGGTTGGGAACCAAAGTGGCGCTCCGCACCTCGCTGACGGTGCCCCGGTAGTGATACTTGATATCTTCGGGAGCCACCTGGGGCTTTAGCGGCAGCGCCAAAGTGCCAACCACATGCACCCGCCCCTGGGCCAGATCAACAGGCAGATGTGCCTTGTCCAGAATGGAAAGCGGCGGGCGATTGAGCAGCGACAGCCCCGCCGTGACAGATCCCTCCGCCACCACCCGAGCAATCCCCGGCGCGCCATCGCGCACCGAGGTATCCGGAATAATAAAGGAGGTCCCGGCGACCTGCACCGCGCCGCCCTCATCGGCGGTCACCGTTCCCGCAGCAGCAACAACAACCATCCTTGTATTGTAGAGACTAAAATGACCGGCACCGCCCGTCACCCGTGGCATGTGTTTTTGGAATTTGACTTCGGCGTTGGTGAAATTGGCATCCAACGCATAAAACGGCTTTGCCCGCCCCTTGCCGCGCAGGGCAAAATTCACGTCCTGGGCCTGGGCCTGAAAGACGTTTTGCAACACCCACTGGCGTGGTTTTTCCGCCGCCCCGGTCGGCCACAGCGATTTCACTTGCGCCAGATCCAGGTGGTCAGAGCGCGCATCCAGGGCATATTCCCAGCCCTCGGGGCCGGTTTCAAACTTGCCGTTCAAACGGATTTGACGGCCCTCATGCTCGACCAGCATCTCGCCAAGCTGAAAGCGGAAGGGATTGGGCTGCAGGCGAAAATCAACCGTCACACCGGCAAAGACCTGCGGTTGCGAATACAGCCCGCGCGGATTGAGGGTGAGATCGGTGAACCGCAATTGCCCCACCAGATCGGTCAAACGGCCATCTGAGATCCCTGCCAGCTCAGCACTGCCCTCCATGGTGCCCGAGCCCCAGCCGCTGTTGATCTTCAGCTCATCAAACTGCAGGCGCTGCTCCAGCGGCAAGAAGGTGAAATAGCTATGGGCGCCGTGAATGGGGATTGGCAGGGTTTCCGGCGAGGGCTGGATCACCCCTTCGCCAATTTGCAGGCTTGCCGACAGCGGCAACAAAGTGCCCTCGCTGGTGATCCCGCCGCGTAAAGATCCCGAAATAGAGGCGCGCAGCACCTGCAACCAGCCAAGAGCCGGCGCCTGCACCGCAATGTCTTCGCTGGCGATATCGCTGACCAGTATCCCAAATTCTGCTGCGGAATCGCCAATATCGGATTTGTAGCTCGCCTCAACCGCGCCCACATCCTGACGCCCGCTCAGCACCGAAAAGCCCGAGGAAATGGTCAAGGCCTGGTCCTGCCGGGTAAAGCGCACATTGCCCCCATCCAGGATCCAGACCCGGCCAAGCCGCGCGTCTTCATAGCGCAGGGTCACCCCATTGGTGGAAATCTCGGTCAAAGAAGACAGCACCGGCAATTCAAACTGACTGTCCCATTGCTCGATCAGCTGCGGCAGATTGGCCGCCTGGCGCAGCGGCGAGCCCCCCTGGGAGAGGCTAAGCGCGATACTATCGGATTCGCGACGCAGACTGGCATATAGCCCACTGAGCGAAATCCGCTTGGGCTGTATCTTGCCCCGCAGCAAGGGCCGCATTGCCATGGAAATTTCGGCATCAGCCAGTTGCACAATCGGCGTTCCATCTGCTGCGCGCAGGGTGACATCGCGCATCCCGATCCGCGGTCTCCAACCGTGATTGACCACAAAGTTGAGATCGCCAAACTCAAGCTGCAGCCCATTCAAATCCCGCTCGATGCGGGTCTCCAGACGCTGACGCAACCACTGGGGCGCATCCATTTTGGTGCCGATACCAAAATAGACCACCCCGGCCCCCAGAAAGCACAACAAGGCCAGCAACCGGATGGTCCAGCGCAGGGCACGCAGAGACCGGCGCCGGCGCCGTTGCGCGGGCCGCCCCACAAGCTCATCGACTTGACGCGCGACGAGATCCTCATTTTCCCCAACTGGTTCGATCAGTGTTTATCCTTTGGCCACGATGGCCTAACTATATCAGACAGCCCTTGCCAAACAGTTCGAGTTCAAACCATTTGGAGCCAACCGTTTGCGACCCACAGGTTCAGGAGACCACATAAATGCTCGATGCAACTGATCAGGCCCCTCTGTTTTGCCTGCCCCGTGATGGCGGCGGTGAAGTCTCTCTTGCAGAGCTGAAAGGCCAAGCCGTTGTTCTGTTTTTCTATCCCCGCGATGATACCCCGGGCTGCACCAAAGAATCCATCGGGTTTTCTGCCCATCTGCAAGGCTTTGCCGATGCTGGCGCCTTGGTTTTTGGAATTTCCAAGGACACGGTGTCAAAGCACGATAAATTCATCGCAAAACACGAGCTGACCACGCCGCTATTGTCCGATGCCGAGGGCAGCACCTGTGAAGATTACGGGGTCTGGAAAGAGAAGAACTTGTACGGCAAAAAGCACTGGGGGATTGAGCGTTCGACCTTCTTGATCGACGCTGAAGGCCGCATTGCCCGTATCTGGCGCCGGGTCAAGGTTCCCGGCCATGTGGAAGAGGTGCTGGAGGCGGCCCAGTCACTCTAACCCTGTCTCTCTAGCCCAGTCTCTACAGCTCTGGCCCATTAGCCTGCGTCTGGAACCTCTGGGTCTGGAACGTCTGGATCTGGGGTTGGCTCTTGTTCTGTGCGGGCTTTGGCGGGGCGCAAGCCTGCACTAAGCGCCTGTGAGGCCCCGCTGCGCAGCCCTGGTAGGTGCCCTGCTTTTTTGCCCTTTGTCTTTTTAGGAACTCATATGACCGCTCCCCTCACCCTCGCACAGATGGCCAATGACGTGTTGACCACCGCTGATGGCGCGGCAAAGGCCGCCCTGTCGCGCCGCCATGCCGCCGCTTGGTTTGCCGCCCGCGAACAGGACCCCTGTGCAATCGAGATTGGCACCGCCAATCCGCCACTGCACCCGGCCCGCCCGGACAAACCTGAATTGCTCAATCCGCGCGATGTGCCAAAGCGCAAGCCCGGTTCCGAGGCAGGCCGCATCGCCCTGTTGCATGCGGTTGCCCATATCGAGCTCAACGCGGTGGACCTGCACTGGGATATCATAGCGCGCTTTTCCCATGTGCCCCTGCCGATTGGCTTCTTTGATGACTGGGTCAAGGCCGCTGATGAGGAATCCAAACATTTTGGCCTGATGTGCGAGTGTCTGGAAAGCCTTGGCAGTTTCTACGGCGCCCTGCCGGCCCACCGGGGAATGTGGCAGGCCGCCGAAGATACCGCAGAGGATCTGATGGGGCGCCTGGCCGTGGTGCCGATGGTACTGGAGGCCCGTGGGCTTGATGTAACCCCAGGCATGATAAAGATTTTCCGCCAGGCAAAGCTCACCCAGGCGGTGGAGGCCCTGGAGGTGATCTATTCAGAAGAGGTCAGCCATGTGGCCTATGGATCCAAGTGGTTCTACTTCCTGTGTGGCCGTGACAATCTGGATCCCAAAGAGGTCTTTCATACCCTGGTCAGGAAATACTTTCGCAGCTCCCTAAAGCCGCCTTTCAATGAGGAAAAACGTGCCGACGCGGGTATTCCGCCAGATTTCTACTGGCCATTGGCTGACCAGATCAAACCGATTGCCGGGGTTTGACCTCGCCAATCAACAACAGGATGCGACCACCACCATCCTTGATCAGCTATTGGCAGGTTTCCGAATGCCCTGGCAGGACAGGCACAGGGAGGGGCCACGGGGCAAACACTGGGGCGAACACTGGCTTTGCTACTGGCAACATTTCGCCCAAATACGCCTCCCACCGGAGCAAACCGAAGAGGGCACACCAAAAAAACCGCCTTCACACTTGCCCACAGGCTGCCGCATGGCTAAAGATTTCGCGCAGAGTTCAGCAGCTGGGGATGGCGGCGGCTCTGCGATATAGGGATGGGACAAGGATCGGCTCGTGCGGACACGTCTGGCTATCAGGATACATGCATTTCTGGAACACTACTTTCCAGAACGCCGGGTCTTTTTAAAATCCGATACAGATACCCGTTTTGTCCGGCTGAGGTCGGGCACACAGCTGATCGCCGTCACCGGGATGGTCGCCTTTGTTGCCTGGGCCATTGTCGCCACGGCGATTGTCTTGATGGATAGCATCGGCTCCGGGAACTTTCGCGAACAGGCCAAGCGGGATCAGCTCACCTATCGCGCCCGGCTCAACGACATCTCAAACGAACGGGACACCCGCGCCGAAGAGGCTTTGGCGGCTCAGCAGCGGTTCAACGCCGCCCTGGCGCAGATTTCGATGATGCAGTCCGAATTGCTCACCTCCGAGACCCGGCGCCAGGAGCTGGAAACCGGCATCGAAGTCATCCAGACAACCCTGCGCCAGACCATGACCCAGCGTGACGGCACCCGCGCCGAACTGGAAGAGCTGCGGCAAAACACCAAGGCAGATTGGGACACCCCCATGGCTGCGGCAGCTGCGCCCTTGCAGATGGATTTTCTCTCTACTGCGCTGTCGGAAACGGCGACCGAACGCGACCAGATCGAAACCGATGCCCAGGAAGCCCTGGAACAGCGCGCCGAAATGGAGCTGGAACTGGAGCTGCTCAACGAGCGCAACGACCAGATTTTCCGTCAACTCGAAGAGGCGGTCGCCGTATCGGTGGCGCCGCTGGACAAGATGTTTAGAAATGCCGGCATGCCGCCAGATCGTATTCTGGAGCAGGTGCGGCGCGGATATAGCGGTCAGGGCGGTCCGCTCAGCCCTTTAGCCCTATCCACCCGCGGTGAGGAACCCTCCGCGGATGAGCTGCGCGCCAACCAGATTCTCAATCAGTTGGACCAGTTGAACCTCTACCGGATGGCAGCGCAGCAGGCGCCTTTTGCAACCCCGGTTAATCTGAATCTGGTGCGTCAGTCTTCGGGCTATGGCTACCGGCGCGACCCCAAAACCGGCGGCCGCCGCCTGCACAAAGGGTCTGATTTTGCCGGCAGTACCGGCACCGATATCTTTGCCACGGCCGATGGCATCGTCACCCATGCCGGCTGGCAATCCGGTTATGGCAAACTTGTTACCATTCAGCATGCCTTTGGGATTGAGACGAAATACGCTCATAACTCAAATCTGCGCGTTAAGGTGGGCCAAAGGGTCTCGCGCGGGGATCACATTGCTGATATGGGTACGACCGGACGGTCCACCGGAACCCACCTCCACTATGAGGTAAGGGTTAATGGCAAACCCGTAAACCCGATGATCTATATCAAGGCTGCAAGAAATGTTTTCTAAAAGCAAAATCAACGAGCCCGGACCTAAACAGGCCGAGGCAACCCCTACAGCGGCTCCGGCGGCCTCATCCGCACCTGCTGCATCTGCCAGCGAATACAAGCCCTCTGCCCCAAAGGCAAAGCCGCCCGCATCGCTGCTGAGCTCGGATCTGCACATCACCGGCAATCTGAAAACCTCAGGTGACATCCAGGTCGAAGGCACCGTCGAAGGTGATATTCGCGCCCACCTGCTGACCGTTGGCGAAACCGCCACCATCAAAGGCGAAGTGATTGCTGATGATGTTGTCGTCAATGGCCGTGTTGTGGGCCGGGTACGTGGCCTCAAGGTGCGTCTCACCGCCACCGCCCGTGTCGAAGGCGACATCATCCATAAAACCATCGCGATTGAGAGCGGCGCCCATTTTGAAGGCTCGGTCCAGCGTCAGGATGACCCACTGACCCCTGGTGGCAAAAAAGCCATGCCGGCAGCTGCGGCCTCTGCCCCTGCCCCCTCGGCAGCCGTCAAAGCGGCAACAGCCGCTGCCAAGGCCGACAGCTAACCTATCGCCGCCCCGTGCTTTGCCCCCTCGGGACAGAGCAGAGAAATTGAACCCGTCGCAGATCGGCTCTGCGGCGGGTTTCTTTTTGCACTATCCGCCCGCTCGACAACCGGAGGAAAGTTGCACCTGCAGATCGGGTTACCAAGCTGAAAATCCCCCCTCCCCCTCTGCGTGGTGAAGGAATTTTGCTTTCACTGCTCAACCTTTGGGAGTACCCTCCGGCAGGTATTTTATGACGTAGTCTGGAGAGAACCATGCCGGTTATTCTTGGTGCAATTGCCGTTTTGGCAGCCGCGTTTTTTTGGATCCAACGGGCCCGCAATGCGGCGCAGATGGGCCACGATCTGGTGGATGTCGCCAATGACATCCGTCTGGCCGCACGTAGATTTGGCTTTCAGCGCCGCAGCAATATCCACCCTGCCGAGACCATCGAGGACCCGCAGATTGCCTTGGCGGCCCTCGGGGTCAGCTTTCTGGAGCTTGACGATTATCCGACCGCTGAACAAAAAGAAGCCCTGATCCGTGGTCTGCGCGAAGAGTTGAGGATCCCACATCAGGATGCCGAAGAGCTGGTTCTGCTTGGGCGCTGGATCATGACAGAGTGCGGCGGCCCGCAGCAGGCGATTTCACGGCTGTCACGTCGGCTCTACAAGCTGAGCGCACAGAGCCATTTCAACGTGCTTGTCAGCCTCATTCAGGGCATCGCAAAATTTGGCAGCGGCAGCCTGACACAGCCGCAAAAAACCGCGCTGGAGGATGTCCAGCGCGGTTTGAGGATCAGCTAGAAACTGACGGCTCCCCGGTGAATATTACCGGGGAGCCAAGACCTTACTCAGTGACGGTCACTTTGCTCATCATGTCGGGTTTGCCCACAACAGAACCATTGCCGCCGGTGCCCAATTTGATCGCATCCACCACATCCATGCCTTCGGTGACCTGTCCAACAACGGTGTATTGCCCGTTGAGGAAATGACCCGGCTTGAACATGATGAAGAACTGCGAATTGGCGCTATTGGGGTTTTGTGAGCGCGCCATGCCAACGATGCCGCGATCAAAGGGGCGATCCGAAAACTCGGCAGGCAGATCGGCCAGATCAGAACCGCCCATGCCGGCGCGGCTCATGTCGCCACCCATTTTGCCATACTGAACATCGCCAGTCTGCGCCATGAAGCCATCAATCACGCGGTGGAACACCACCCCGTCATATTTGCCCTCGGCTGCCAGCGCGGTGATCTGAGCCACATGTTTGGGGGCCAGATCCTCAAACAGGTCGATCTTGACGGTGCCATTGGCCTCGCCCTCGATCTGGATTTCCAGCCCTGCCGCCAGCGTCGAGCTGGCCAGAAGGGAAAATACCGCTGCCAGCTTAAACATCTGCGGCCACCTTGACGCTGATCATGCGATCGGGATTTGCGGGGGGCTCGCCTTTGACGATGGCGTCAACGTGTTCCATGCCTTCAATCACCCGACCATAGACGGTGTATTGATTGTTGAGGAAGTGGTTGTCCTTGAAATTGATGAAGAACTGCGAGTTGGCCGAATCCGGGCTGGCGGAACGGGCCGCGCCCAGGGTGCCGCGGTCATGTGGCAGGCTGGAAAACTCAGCAGGCAGGTTTGGCAGCGACGAGCCACCAGTGCCAGCCATGCGGATGTTAAAGCCGTCTTCCATATCGCCATTGGCGACATCGCCGGTCTGCGCCATAAAACCGTCGATAACCCGGTGGAAGCAGACGTTGTCATACTCACCCGCGCGCGCCAGTTCCTTCATGCGCTCGGCATGTTTGGGGGCCACATCCGCCAGCAATTCGATGACAACATTGCCATCTTTCAGCTCAATAATGACGGTGTTTTCTGGATCTTTGATATCGGCCATGAGGCCCTCCTGTCTGCAAAATTTGCAACGATAGTTAAGGGTAGCGCTCGCAATTGCCAAGGGAGCATTGACTGATGGCCAAAAAGCGCTGAAAGAACAGCGTGATTACCCGCGATATTTGCACAGAGGAGCCTCTGATGGGCTGGAAAACACTCGACGATATGGATCTGAACGGTAAACGCGTCCTGGTGCGCGTGGACATCAACGTCCCTCTTGTTGACGGCGTGGTGACCGATTCCACCCGAATCCGCCGCATTGCTCCAACCGTGCGGGACATTCTGGCGGCCGGTGGTCGGCCGATCCTGCTGGCGCATTTTGGCCGCCCCGGCGGTGAGCGGCGCGAAAACCTGTCGCTGAAGCAGCTGGTCCCCACCCTGGAGCGCGCCTTTGAAACCACTGTGCGGTTTGCGGCCGATTGCGTTGGCGAAGGCGCCAAGGAGGCCGCAAGCGCGCTGCAGCCTGGCGAAGTGCTGCTGTTGGAAAACACCCGGTTCCACGCGACTGAAACCAAAAACGACCCCGAACTGGCCGCCGCCATGGCAGAGCTGGGCGATGTCTATTGCAACGATGCCTTTTCCGCAGCGCATCGCGCCCATAGCTCCACCGAGGCCCTGGCGCGGCTGCTGCCCGCCTGTGCAGGCCGCCTGATGCAGGCAGAACTCCAGGCGCTGGAAAGCGCCCTGGGGGCGCCAAACCGCCCGGTGACAGCGGTTGTCGGCGGCGCCAAGGTGTCGACCAAGCTGGAGCTGCTGGGCAATCTGGTGGAAAAGGTCGATTATCTGATCATTGGTGGTGGCATGGCCAATACCTTTCTTGTGGCCAAAGGCCTGTCCGTGGGCATTTCACTGGCCGAGCGGCTGATGAAAGACACCGCAGCGCAGATTATGGCGAAGGCCGAGAAGACCGGCTGCAAGATCATCCTGCCCAGCGACATTGTGGTTGCTGAAAAGTTTGAATCGCACGCTCCGCACCAGATCCTGCCGGTGGATCAATGTCCGGACAACGGCATGATCCTGGATGCGGGCCCCGAGAGCCTGAAGGTGATCAATGAGACCTTTGAACAGAGCAAAACCCTGATCTGGAACGGTCCGCTTGGCGCCTTTGAATTTGAGCCCTTTGATGCCGCCACCAATGCCGCAGCTCTCAAAGCCGCCGCGCTGGTCCGTGCAGGCCTGCTGACAGCCGTTGCAGGCGGTGGCGATACCGTCGCCGCGCTGAATGCCTCA
This genomic interval carries:
- a CDS encoding DUF924 family protein, with amino-acid sequence MQGPEEILKFWLDEVGEKGWYLSDDALDDTIRTRFLDTWKAACEGKFSLWLTYPSGTLAYIILMDQFPRNMFRGTGEAFHSDRMALSAAKNAIQKKWDMKIDEPGRQFFYMPLMHSENLCDQERCVRLMLQRMPETGAVNLFHARAHREVIRDFGRFPYRNAVLSRHSTAPEKTYVESGGYGETLRRLRAIG
- a CDS encoding MFS transporter, with translation MLQVLSSAWALLLGMGMLMIGNGMQGTILGVRGALEGFSTLQMSFVMSAYFVGFLGGSRLAPEMIRRVGHVRVFAALASLISAVMILYPAVANPIAWMLGRALIGFCFSGVYVTAESWLNNAADNANRGKALSLYMIVQTIGIVAAQALMLVGDPAGYETFVIASVVVSVSFAPILLSISPTPAFATTKPMSLRELMNVSPLGCVGMFLLGGVFSAQFGMSAVYAAEAGLSLSQISIFIATFYIGAVVLQFPLGWMSDWMDRRVLVLAVSALGGGAALMGMVMGGDYSFLLLAAFFIGGMSNPLYSLLIAHTNDYLEHDDMAAASGGLVFINGLGAIAGPLITGWIMSDAVFGPSGYFLFMAVLLIALAVYALYRTTQRASIPADETGIMSPMTPSGSPVVVEFAQEYAIETEIEEQEAASEAG
- the queA gene encoding tRNA preQ1(34) S-adenosylmethionine ribosyltransferase-isomerase QueA codes for the protein MKLSDFDFDLPDDLIATRPASPRSAARLLVATPDSLTDGHMGDLVDLLQPGDRLVLNDTKVIPARLSGLRHRDTAQGKMAAKIEVTLLEPKADGSWSALLKPLKKVKLGEVVVFSEALSAELVGVADGQGQLRFNLAGDDFDAALNAAGAMPLPPYIAAKRAADDQDKEDYQTVWARHSGAVAAPTASLHFDPPLLAALKARGVEFTYVTLHVGAGTFLPVKVEDVTSHKMHAEWGRVSPQAAADIAATKAAGGRIIPVGTTALRLIESAARSGTVQPWEGETDIFIYPGFTFHVADALMTNFHLPKSTLLMLISALMGQQRVREIYDHAVQSGYRFFSYGDGSLLLPQETNRGQKGGK
- a CDS encoding DUF3971 domain-containing protein, whose protein sequence is MLALLCFLGAGVVYFGIGTKMDAPQWLRQRLETRIERDLNGLQLEFGDLNFVVNHGWRPRIGMRDVTLRAADGTPIVQLADAEISMAMRPLLRGKIQPKRISLSGLYASLRRESDSIALSLSQGGSPLRQAANLPQLIEQWDSQFELPVLSSLTEISTNGVTLRYEDARLGRVWILDGGNVRFTRQDQALTISSGFSVLSGRQDVGAVEASYKSDIGDSAAEFGILVSDIASEDIAVQAPALGWLQVLRASISGSLRGGITSEGTLLPLSASLQIGEGVIQPSPETLPIPIHGAHSYFTFLPLEQRLQFDELKINSGWGSGTMEGSAELAGISDGRLTDLVGQLRFTDLTLNPRGLYSQPQVFAGVTVDFRLQPNPFRFQLGEMLVEHEGRQIRLNGKFETGPEGWEYALDARSDHLDLAQVKSLWPTGAAEKPRQWVLQNVFQAQAQDVNFALRGKGRAKPFYALDANFTNAEVKFQKHMPRVTGGAGHFSLYNTRMVVVAAAGTVTADEGGAVQVAGTSFIIPDTSVRDGAPGIARVVAEGSVTAGLSLLNRPPLSILDKAHLPVDLAQGRVHVVGTLALPLKPQVAPEDIKYHYRGTVSEVRSATLVPNHVVAAPVLALRGDQGRVALSGAGSLSGIPVTANWSQAVGRQASPASRVTGEIEISPKAIDTLQIGLPKGTVAGQGQGSYQLDIVPEQPPQLQFTSDLAGVDLRIPQISWRKPPASRGQLDMDVTLATPVKVDRLRLQAPGLQAEGWVTTKESGGLQQAHLSAVSVGNWMQGAVNFIGLRNGLAEIQVTSGTLDLQKAPFSGESGSSTGNGSGGSAPSGPITMQLERLRVTESIALTGFEGRFSTQGGLNGQFTGNLNGATPVSGVVVPKPGGIATRIRADDAGGVFKAAGILRHGEGGSFDMTLIPAKEPGEYDGEIQIKNTRIKNAPSMAALLNAISVIGLVDELSGGGILFTGVEAKFRLGSTHLTLHESSAVGPSMGLSMDGIYELDSGTLNMRGVISPIYIINAIGRVVSRKGEGLFGFAFRLRGSADDPKVSVNPLSALAPGMFREIFRGKAPTVPGAPEEETQPPPAHLHSNTGGER
- a CDS encoding peroxiredoxin, which gives rise to MLDATDQAPLFCLPRDGGGEVSLAELKGQAVVLFFYPRDDTPGCTKESIGFSAHLQGFADAGALVFGISKDTVSKHDKFIAKHELTTPLLSDAEGSTCEDYGVWKEKNLYGKKHWGIERSTFLIDAEGRIARIWRRVKVPGHVEEVLEAAQSL